TGGTCTCATAAATGACTTTGGACTCAAAGCTGGGTTCGGACTCAGAGCAGGATTGGGGCTCAGAACTGGCTTGGGAGGAAGCGCTGGCTTAGGTGACAATACCTCCGGAGCTGGTTTGATGGGTGTCCGAGGCTCCGGTGTCAACGgttttggctttggcttgggCTTAGGTTTCGGTTTGGTTTCCAGTGAAGGTCTCTCCTGTTGTTGCGTTATCCCCTCTTCTGAGATGCCATCGACCGGTTCTTTAGGCACTTTGGCTGGGATTCGTTTGGGAGAGCTTCGTTTCACGGGGTCACCCGCGCGGCTTTGCTCAAACATTGAGATAAGTGATCCTGTAGGCGCAATAGGCCCTGAGTCAACAATATCACCACTGCTTGACAAACCTTCAACACTCGTCCTCCTCCGTGGTGTTCGCGCCTTAGGGCTCGGACTAGCACTTCGACTTGCTGCCAGCGTGGCAGCTATGAAGCTTGCGCTCTTGGGATCTGTGCCTCCCCTAGCTGCACTCGGATGAAGCTGGCCCGGACTATGGCCCAGCTGTCTCAGCCTCGCCGCTATTGATCCCCCATTTTGTCCATATTGTTCGTTGTCGATTGTGCTTCCGCCTGTGCTCTGCGCGCCGAGGTTCTTGGTAGGGCTTCGAGGACGTCCGGCTGATGTCGCAGCAGTTAAGGCGCCATTGTCCTTCTGGGGAGGTGGAGGGGCGGGtttggtcttgttgaaggCGAGTGTTGCGCCCCTGAGGGCAGCGGCAGCATCGGAAGAGCCCGTCGTATGGGCAGCGACGGGAGTCATCACCGTCACGGCGGCATTGACATTGAATGTTGAAGGAATGCGTTATGAGGTCATCCAAGGTTTTGTTCAATAGGGGTCGTAATCAGGGGTCggatatataagatatactGAAGATTTGAGGTTGTTGATTGATGAGGAAAAGGCGAGATATTAGATCGGATAAGATGTTGTATAGATCACGAGTTGAAAGTTTTGAGTCGGGGTTTGAGACTTGAGACTGCAGGGTTCACGTCAACGTCTCACGTCTCGCCCACGGCTGCAACGGAACCTCAGTAGAGTTCATTGAGAGCAGCCGCGAATTCCAGGGACCTTTAGCGGGATGTTCCACTTGTAGCACAGAGGTCTCGGGCCACTCAAGGGCGCTAGAGCCTCTACTGGCTTAGCCGACATAAACGGTCGACAGCGCTGGCAGGACAAAACCCCTGGCTATTTTTGGCAGCACAAGACCCAGATCACGGGGTTACCAAGGAGACGGGATAGCTGCATGTCATTGAGTCGCTGAGATTCGTAATCGTAACTCTACGACAATTACCTCGCTTACTTGATTATCTGCGGCCAATTCTAACTAATTCCGCTATTTCTATTCAACTTCCTGatctggcttcttcttctatctGCTATCGAAGAATAATTTGCAGGAGTCAGCTCCTCGTTCTGCGTCTGCCCTGTCGTAGAACAAGTTCATCTTGTTTCCAACACAGCTATTACCTAAGTCCAGTTTCCCCTCACATACAGCAATGTCTATTACTTAGAGTCCCAGGGAAGGTAGCAAAACTCAGGACCCTTACCCTAGTTGATGAAAAAGACTATCTAAGGCCTTCTAAGCCAGTTTTGAGtttacctaaatctttttatGACTTAGGATAAAGGTCCTGAGTCTTCCTGCTTCCTCAGCAGTCTTCATCTTGACCATGCAACATCACCACTGAACCAGCATCTAGGCCGGGAGATCTTCATTCAGAGATCTAGACCACCCATCCACTACCCTCCTTTCAAATTATGCTTTTATCTGATCCGAACAAGGCATGTCCATCAAACGAAGTCACGAGCTTAACACACACAAGAGTTGAGAAGTGAAACTAGTCGCAGCCATTAATATGAGCTAGTCCAACACAGGACGATACAAGTAAGCACTTAAAACGCCTTCTATCGCTTTCCACCAATCCAGAACAATACCCTCCCTTTTTCGTATGCTTATTTATACTTGACGGTTCCATCGCCCATCTCATGAATCTGAGCAGTATTTGAATCGGGAGCTTCAACCAGCACTGGAGCTCCTGGGATGGGAGGTGAAGGACTGTGTTGCCAGCCCTGAGGAGGCGGTGATCCAGTGTGCCATTCCTGGTAAGGATGCatgtgttgttgttgaggggCCATTCCATACGGCATTTGTGGCTGCGTGTGTGCTTGGTCTGACATTAATGGCTGAGCTGctgctttcttcttgttgtctcGTCGAcggatgaagaagatgatgaggcCCACGGCAACGAGAATGGCGACGCCTCCAACGACACCGCCAGCAATAGCGCCTACGGGTGTACTGCTTCCACCGTTGTCTTTGTTTTCTTCACCGTCGTCGTTTTGGGGTGCGCCTGTGACTGTTGTGGTCGATGCTGCGgttgttgactttgatgaggctTTGGTAGTGGATTCTTCTGTGCTTGATGCTTCGGTGGTGGCCAGAGCTGGGAAGACGTCTACGCCTAGTGTTGATTGTTCGAAGTCGCTTACACCGTCAGGGAAGTTCATGCTGCTGAAGCCTGATTGCGTATGGCAAGGGTACTTCTCGATGTTGTTGGGGAAGTAGATGGTGTAACACTCCGTCTTTGTGTCGGCAGTACTGTTCAATTAGATCAGCAAATGCCTCAATTGTGAAACTCGGACTTGACTCACCATTTCTGAATGTTTGTGTTCCGTCTACAGTCCACATCACACTTATCCGGGTTCAAGGCATCGACACTGTTCATACAAGCCGTCTTGAAGTCCCTCTCACCACAAAACGCAACGTTGTACTTGTCATTCTCGTACATACACTTCACACCGCCAGTACatgtgaagaagaaagatgtGTTTGGTGTGTAGAAACCACAAGTGTTGTCCGGGGCGACAGTGATGCTGAGAGTCTCAGTAGTTGCGTCTGCGCGTGCATATACATGACGGACAGCACGAAGTCTTGCCGGCGAAGTAGGTTCCGGTGCTGAGGGTGGTAGATCAAACTCAAGAGCACTCGTCTTGTCAAGAGAGAAAGATACAAGAGCAGCCACAGCTAACCATCTCATCGAGGAGCCCATTTCTGAAGTCGATATACGGAGAATTGAACAGAAGCCAAGACCGGAGGGTGTAAGAGAGGAAGACAGGGAGGTAGCGAGAGAACTCAAGAAATTGGACGACAACCCTTATGAAGGATTGCCTTTCGAATCGACTAGGAATCAGCCCTGCCACCATATCTAGCACATAAAAGAGCCAATCATTCAAAGTCAGCCCATCTCTCGAAACACAGCCAGCCTTGGCCAACGGCCTTAGCTCATTACAAGTGTGAACGGCTGAGGAGCTAAGAAATTAACCATAAGCGCTTATTGGCGCCATCAAACTGAATTGGGTATGTAGCCCATCTATACCCAAAATATGCTAGTCAGAAGCCAAGTCTCGACCTCTCAATAGGGCTGTGTAACTTGAGCCTTGGTCAAACATGACACTCTCATGTCTTGAGTTTTGTGGGTAAAGCTACTCCTTCAAAATCTAACTATCTCTTGAGCTGAAGTTCTAGATTAATTCTAAAGACGGGTATTTCTCAGGGGCCAGTTCgtggcttggtgttgaggaggatgtGCATCAGTTGCAAGGATGATATTTCTGGCCCCCAAATATCGTCACCAAGATAAATGACAAGCAAGGAAATCCTTCTGCCTCAATCAATCGATCATCACAGCGCTATATGTGGCAATTAGCCTGACATCTTTTCTGCAGCTAGCTCAGAACTGAGTATAAACGACCCTCTCATCTTGTTTTCGAGTCAACTCTTCAAGTTGTTGTGTTCTGACGACAAAGACTCACTTCTTGTTACCTGTCCCGTCCATTGCTAGAGCCCCGGATATAATGCTGAGCAATTCTTGGGCATCTCATCTCCCAGTGCTGATCCTGACATTGTTTCAATCATTCCCTATGCTCAATCAGGGGAAATACCCGAATCTACGATCTCAGCCCTGCAAGGTGCGGATGCCATTACCCGTTTGCAGCCACAAGTCAGTCCGAATCAACATTAAAACCCCATGGATTCCTCTTCGAGATAAGTATTTCAATGCTATTTTAGACTTGCACATTCACAGATAGTCATCATTGAGAGACTTTTGAGGATGAGTTTGTAGTTTTTACGGTGCAGCATTACAGGACATGGGGAACCCAGTGCTACCCTTCTTGATTCAACACTATAGGTTGCATAACGCCGCTTTGGTAGATACAAAGCCATATGTATTGGACATCGACAGATCAATTAGAGCACCATCATGCCAAAAAAGATTGGTAGCATGATGCACTTTAAACTCAGCTTTTCAGTTCGACCGGCAGCGGCCGTGTAATGAAATGACTTCGGCTTACAGATCTGGCTATCAATCAACCTCACATGCATCATATCACGGTCAATTATTCTAATAGAGACGGCCTAGTTGTGACAAGTAGCGTTGAGCTCAAGCACAATGCATTGTCCATATAGAATACAAATCATCTTCGGCTATAGCTATAGGTTTAGGTATCTCTCGCACCTTACTACCACTCTCGTCTACACTCCCCCATCAAGCATAACTTTCGGCGTCGTCATGAATACATTTCTGTTACATATTGTTTCAAGCCACAACTCCACTGTATCTCAGTCGCAAAGCAGAGCAGATACCAAGTGTCAGTCATCTAAAGTGGACTCCTTGCTTTCTTATTCTTTATTTATGGCACCTTTTTCTAGTTCTTCTCGCGATCCTCCTTCAGTGAAACAATGCGATTGAGCACGATCTTGTCATCTGTGCTATCCGAGTCCATAGCCTGCAGAATTGTTAGTTATAGATTGTTGTCCAGGATAATAAATACTCACAAAATAGGCAACACGCATGGCCTGGAATCGAACACTCTCGGGGCCACTAGCCTCGCTCGTCTCACCAGCGGTGACAGGCCAGGGAGCTCTCTCGCGCACCTCCTTGAAGCCCTCCTCAACCAGGGCCTCGGGATAAACAACCTCGCTGTTGGGGTTGACATCGTTCAAGAAGCCGCCCTCAGCGGCTGTGGGATCGTCAGACTTGAACAGAGCGCTATGCACTCGGGCTTCTAGCTTGATGGAGCCCTCAGGCACCCACTGGATGTAAGTCTTGGGCTTGCTCTCCTTGTCGAACACGGCCTTAATGCTGGTAACTTTGCCTGACTCGTCCTTCTCGAATGAAGTGGCCTTGATAGGGTGAGGAGCGTTGAGAAGACCAACAGTCTTTCCAGGGGCAAGTCGGAAGTAGCCCTTGATGTCCTCCTCTCGGAAATCGGAGCGGTCAATGTAAACGGTCTTGGTTAGGCGGACCTTGTGTGTACCGAACTTGGGGTCCTTGGGTGAGTAGGGAACCTCGAGCTCCTGGGTCTCTTCCAAATCCTCAATGACGATGGGGACAGGATCCAGGACAAGCATGAGTCTTGGTACTGTGTTCTCGAGGTATCGGCGAACGGTCTGCTCGAATCGAGCAATCTGGATGATTGTCTTGGCTGTGGTAACACCAAGCTCGTTGATGAAGGCCAAAAGAGCACCAGGAGGAATACCTCGGCGCTTGATAGCATCAGTGTGTACAGTCGAGGGTCGTCCCAGCCCACGAACAATTCCACCCTCGacccagcttcttgagagctCGCTTGCTCATAATGGTTTCCACTAACATTAAGTCGGCCCTGTTGTCTGTTAGCATTTCATGGAAACTCAACGCAATGGGGAACTCGTACCAAACTCTCGCTGCATAGGCTCGTAAACCTCGAGAGACTTGTTCAACCACTCGTAACTTTCACGAGACAGAATGAACTCGGTTGTGCACAGACTGTGAGTAATACCCTCGAAGCTATCGCAAAGGCAGTGTGTGAAATCGTAGGTAGGGAAGATCTTCCACTCGGGAGCTCGGTGGTGaggcttctgcttcttgggTATTCTGTAGGCTGCAAGATCCCACATCTGGGGGTTTCCGCTTGTGATGTCCTGCTTCATGCGGAGGAAAGCGGTCTGAGGCTCGTATTTTCCATCATGCATGTCCTGGAACTTCTGGAGATTTGTCTCGACATCCTGTTCGGCATGCTTGCATCGATAACGGGGACCCtcctttccttcctttccaCCGCGCTGGAGCTTAATCTCGGCCTCATTACAATGGCAGACGTaggccttctccttcttgatgagctccttggcaAGATCGAAGAGCTTCTGGAAGTTGTCGCTTGAGTGGGTGATGGCACTGGGCTCAAAGCCTGTATTAATATGAGGTTAGAATCAGTCGGTTTCAGGATCACGGATCCAGGATGCCCACCAAGCCATCTGATAATCTTAAGGATCCATTCAAAGTaaacttcctcctcttcgtcggGGTTCGTGTCGTCGAATCTTTTCTTGTTAGCTAGGGACAAAGCACTTGTCAGACAGTATCATACCGAAGAATCTACCACATATTAGCACTATGAATCACAACAGCCCGCTCCCAAGCTTACCGTCTTGCCACCATGATAGCGagcaaagccaaagtcaatggcAATAGCCTTAGCGTGACCCAAATGAAGATATCCGTTCGGCTCAGGAGGGAATCGAGTAACTACAGGCTTCACAGGTCGCTCCTTGTAAACGTCGGCGAGGAAGCCCTGCTTGAACATAGCATCGGGGTCGAGCTGGGTAGGTTCCTGGACCTTAGGCTTAGGCGCAGCAGGCTTAGGGTTAGCCTCCTGGTTCTTCGCTTTCTCCTCTCGCGAGGCCTGggcagcagccttcttggctcGCTTTTGAGTGCGCTTCTTCAGCTCGTTGCGCGTGACCTGCTCTCCCGTCACCTCGTCAAGCACGAGCTTGACAGTGCCCTCGGTGACCTCAGCGACAGGGTCGGACATGATGTCAATTGGTGTAAGATCGTTAATC
This DNA window, taken from Fusarium oxysporum f. sp. lycopersici 4287 chromosome 7, whole genome shotgun sequence, encodes the following:
- a CDS encoding glutaminyl-tRNA synthetase; translated protein: MSDPVAEVTEGTVKLVLDEVTGEQVTRNELKKRTQKRAKKAAAQASREEKAKNQEANPKPAAPKPKVQEPTQLDPDAMFKQGFLADVYKERPVKPVVTRFPPEPNGYLHLGHAKAIAIDFGFARYHGGKTILRFDDTNPDEEEEVYFEWILKIIRWLGFEPSAITHSSDNFQKLFDLAKELIKKEKAYVCHCNEAEIKLQRGGKEGKEGPRYRCKHAEQDVETNLQKFQDMHDGKYEPQTAFLRMKQDITSGNPQMWDLAAYRIPKKQKPHHRAPEWKIFPTYDFTHCLCDSFEGITHSLCTTEFILSRESYEWLNKSLEVYEPMQREFASELSRSWVEGGIVRGLGRPSTVHTDAIKRRGIPPGALLAFINELGVTTAKTIIQIARFEQTVRRYLENTVPRLMLVLDPVPIVIEDLEETQELEVPYSPKDPKFGTHKVRLTKTVYIDRSDFREEDIKGYFRLAPGKTVGLLNAPHPIKATSFEKDESGKVTSIKAVFDKESKPKTYIQWVPEGSIKLEARVHSALFKSDDPTAAEGGFLNDVNPNSEVVYPEALVEEGFKEVRERAPWPVTAGETSEASGPESVRFQAMRVAYFAMDSDSTDDKIVLNRIVSLKEDREKN